The region GCGTTTCTCAAAGTTGCTCTTGTTAGGTCTGTATCAATCAGTTTGGCTCCGCTGAGGTTGGCATTGCTCAGATCAGCCTCCGTGAGGTTTGAACGGACTAGGTTAGTCATGCTCAAATTTGCATTTTTTAGAATCGCACCTTGGGCATTTGCGTTTTCCATTTTTGCCCCAATTAACTCCACTCCAAGTAAATCGGTACCTGTTAGATTTGCAGAACTCAGGTCTGCACCGGTTAGATTTGCGTTGCTTAATTTGGCTCCGCTCAAATCAGCAGCAGTCAAATTAGCTCTTCTAAGATTGGCACCTACCAGATTCGCATTGCTCAAGTTTGCACCACTTAGGTCAACTTTACGTAAGTCTGCCCCCACCAGTGATGCCTCCTTCAAGGTGGCTTGACGCAAACTAGATTCATTGAAATTGACTTTCCGTAAAATTGCCCCATTGAGATTGGCTTGATCAAGGTCGATGCCTTTGAGTTCAGCCTGACTGAGATCACATTTTTCACATTTGTTGAGCATTAAAAGCCACTCAAGATCCTTTTGCTCTAGAGCATAAAC is a window of SAR324 cluster bacterium DNA encoding:
- a CDS encoding pentapeptide repeat-containing protein, which codes for MKRHIILASVASLLSFQVYALEQKDLEWLLMLNKCEKCDLSQAELKGIDLDQANLNGAILRKVNFNESSLRQATLKEASLVGADLRKVDLSGANLSNANLVGANLRRANLTAADLSGAKLSNANLTGADLSSANLTGTDLLGVELIGAKMENANAQGAILKNANLSMTNLVRSNLTEADLSNANLSGAKLIDTDLTRATLRNANVSRKQLCRVKTTLGIINPECTDQ